CATATCCAAATTTATTATATATGGATTATTCATATTAACCACTAAAGTTGAAGCTTTATTTGAAGAAGAAATTTCTATAAAACCTTGAAGCTTCAAAATATCGTATATATTTTGAGAGAAAGTTTTAGTTGTGACACATCTATATACGGCATACTGATAATCCTTTGATATACAAAAGGCTAAGGTCTCCGTAATTAAAATTTGTTCTAAGTAAGATATTTTGTCTCTATTTTCTACATATATATTATCTATTAAAATTATCCTGCCTAAACTATGTTCTCTTAAGTATTCTGAAAGTTCCATGTCCTTTAAATCCCCATAAAGCATACTTGAGCGAAGCCAATAGAAACTAGAAAATCCCAGAATATTTTTGGTTTTTCTGTCTCTTAAAATAAGTATTCTTGAAGAAGGTTTTTGGAATAAATGGTGAAAATATTTATCTATTTCTTCTGGAGAAAGATTAATAAAATTTTTAAATTCGTCTAATATATGTGCACTTAAGTTTTCAACTATTTCTACATCTATTGAGTAGTATTCCATAAAGTTTTTATCATCAGGTTCCTTTTGATAAAATCCATATTTATATATATACTGCTCTGTTAGGGGATCAACTAATGTAGAAATATCCCTACTTTCATCGATACAACTTCTTATTTGAGTAGAACTTATATTAGAAAATTGTTTTGGTAATTTTAATATAGTAAATTCATCTAAAATATCTTTAGCGTAATTTTCTAATTTTTTAGTATTTCCTCTTAAAAAAATGATGTGAGGAATTTTACAAAGTATACTTTTCTTTTTATAGCTAGAAGCATTTAAAAGTACATCACTACCTATGGCTATGTGAACTTTGGAATTTTTAAAGCTTTCTTTTAAAGTTTTTAGGTTTTCTTTATTAGCTATATTTATTTGAAAATTGTCAGGATAAACATATATATCTAATTCATCTGATATAGACATTTCTATTATTTTTTTTCTAAGTAAATTAGGTAAGGTTCTTTTAGACCAAGAAAATTCATCTACATTTAGATAAACTTCAAATCCCATGTCTCTTATATGTTTTGCTATTTCTTTGTGGCTTAGTGAAAAAGGGTCAAAAGTTCCTGGAAAAAAGGCTATATTATTCTTAATAGGTAGCTCTAAAGAACCATTTTGAAAGATACATTCACTAATAAATCTATATAAATTATTTAGTACAATGGAATTAGTAAAGAATGATAAATCATTTTGGTTATTAAAGTCCATAAGAGTCAATAATTTTTTACTAGTAGATTTAAATATAAAGACTTTTTCCTGTAAAGATAATATTTTGGAATAGAATATATCTGAGCCATATGAAGTTAAAGAAGCTTGTTTTACAAGAGGCTCGTAATCTCCTACACCATTTAATATAATGCAAAGCATTTTTATAAGTCTAGCAGTAAATATACCTTCCTTTTCATTAGATACATCTTTATATAAAGGGTAATTAGAAATAGAAGTGCTTACAGTTTTAATAAGTAATGTTTTTATATTAGGCTTTGCACTTTTTATTTTAAGGCTTAAATCGTCAATTACTTCGTCTAGCTCTTTAGGTTTAAGGTATAATATTGCTATACCTAAATATTTAGGTATGTATTCTGTAAAACGATGTCCTTCTATTTCTAGTGCACGTAAAAGTTCAACACACACTTCATTTTTTTCTGATATAGACAAATAAGGGAGAAGTTTTAAAATAGACTCTCCAGCTTTATTTCTAACTATTTCACTATCACTTACTTTAAGTAAATTACAAAAATGAAGACAGGTATGAAGCCCTTCGGTTCTTATATGTTCTAAAGCTTCTGCAAGCAATATATCTATTTGAATTTTTTTATTTATCCAACTGGTAGCTGTTTTTAAATTACTTAAGAATATATTCTGTATATGTTCACTAGTATAGTGTGGGTTTTTCTTATAAGAATTTCCCCATGAATTTAAGTTAAAAAGTTTTTTCAACTTAAATACTAACAGAGTTTCAGAAGCAGTTTTAAATAAGTCTTTGCTATTTTCTAATTTATTTTTTAAATTATTTTTTAAATTATTTTGGAAAGGCATTTTTACTAGTAGGTTGTAGCAAGCCTCTAAACTGCATAATCTACAAGTTATATCATTATTATTTAAGGAATTTAAAATAAAGTTAAAAAGTATTTCTACATCTTCATCATAGGGTGTTATTGGTATATATTTACTCATTTCTAAAAGTATTATTTGAAGATTTAAATTTTTATTATTAAAATTTTTATAGAAAGATATAATGACTTCTCTATATCTTAGTAACATATTTTCTTTTGAATGTGTGAAAAGAGAATTTACCATAGCTATGGAGCTTTCCATAATCCAATTTTTATGCTTAGGAATAAATTTATATCCAGGATATAAAAGAGAATCCATACATTCTTGTAATATTCCTATACTCCAAGTATAATTTAGCTTAACATCTTCTGGTAGGTCTTTTCTGTACTCTTCATCTAAATTTGAAATTAAAGAGCCTATGAGTTGAGCACAGTGTTTTCTTATGTCATCTTCTACATGTATTAAATTTTCATAAAGAAACTTTATTGTTTGTATCTTTTGGTTTCCCGTTAAATAAGTTGAATATTCCTCTAAAATTCTTATGTATTGTCTTAACTTTTTCCAGTCTTTTTCACTTCGTGCCATATCTAATATGTTATCTAGGGAATACTCATCTCTTAATTTATACATAAGATTTATATTGTGTTCTATAGATAAAAATTTTAATTTTTTACATATATCATTTCCTTGGAGTAATGAATAATTATGGAGCCTTTTTTCTATATAAGGGCTATTCTGATGATCTAGGTTTATATTAACACCTAAGTATATTAAATAAGCTTCAAAGTCTTTTAACTTACCATAGACTTTTTTATATCTTTTTTCTTTAGCTTCATCTAAATTTTCTAATTTATTTAGTATTACATTAAAAGAATCTTTAAGAGAGAGAATACTCATTTTTAGACTATTATTTTCTATAATATTTTTCACTCTAAAATCGCAATAGATTAAGATTAAAGATTCTAAGGATAGATTTTCCAGTTCTAAATCCCAAGTGGAATGATTTATGGCAATGTTTCTTATGTAGTCTATGCCGTGCTTCTTAAACCATATGTCTGTATAATAATAGTGAAGTCTAGGAACTTTTTTTAGTTCCTGTTGTCTGCAGCCATACTTACCTATATCATGGCCAGCAGCAGCACCAGAAACTCTACCTAAATCTATAGGTATGTCTAAATCCTTAAGTTGACGGGCTATATGCAACGATAGATAGTGTACCCCACAGATATGGTCTAATGTATTAAATCCCACTACTTCTTTGTTTAATTTCATCATTTCATATAAGTAATCTTTTTTAAAGGCCTTTAAAAAGGTATTATATTCTTCTGGTCTTTCTAGAGCTTTTTTTTCTTGGGAGGACAAAAATATTAAGGGATAAAGACTTTGAAAAGAATTGTTTTTGCAGTATTTTTCATATTCATTAATAACTTTAAAAATCCTAAGAAATATTCCGCAAAATAGCGAAAAGCCTTCAGAAAAATCTTCATTTACTGCATTTGGAAAAGACTTTTTCAAGGTGAACTTATAAATTTTTTCTAATATAAAATTTTTGTTTTCTAAACTTATACAATCTGTCATCATATTTTCACATAAAACCACAGTAGTTTTGGCAGAAAAGTCCATGTTATCTACCATATATTTTAATGTTTCTAAATATTTTTCATTGTTTGTGCAGTTATATATAATATCTTCTTTTAATCCCATTCTAGTTAACCATCTAGTGCTAGTTAGCTTTTTATTTATATCTGCATATAAAGTGTTAAAAGAAAGTATTTTCATTTATATCCTCCTAAAACATGTATTATAAACAATTATATACTTATGTATTGTTTTTTTATAGGGGATTTTATAAAAATATAATAATACAATGCTCAATGGATGAATGAACAAATATCAGTTTTAAAAAATCTTCATTAAAATCTGTAATGATAATTAAAAATTCATCAATAATAATTGAGTATTGAGCATTGAAAATTTATCATTGCTTCATTCCATGTCATTAGGGAGTAAATATTTGCAAAAATTATATAAATTATACCCTTTGTACATTTTAGTCATGTCTATATAGTCCATTGGATATTCTCCATCCCAAGGAAATACTGAAATATATTGTTCGTTATACACATTTATAACAAATTTATCTTCATCTAAATTAAAAAACATTTTATACTGTGGTTTTTCAGGAAGTCTTAAAGGTTTCTTTATGAAATACTTTTTATCTAGGGAATTCATAAAATTTAGTATAGTACTTATATCTTCTTCTTTTAATTCTTTAACTTTATAAAAATTAGTATCTAGAATGGTTATTTTATATTTATTGCTTAAAGATATGCTGTTTGCAAGTTCAGAAAAATAGTAATCATCTCTGGTTTTTTCATGATTGAGTTTTATATAATTACATGCAGCTAATGTAAATGAAAGTACTACTAATAAACAAAAGAGAAAAGATTTAATAGTATTCTTCATAACAAATTCCTCCTACTATTTCTATGTTAAAATATGATTTAAAAAAATTTTTTATTACATTATGTAGTGCGAATGTATATTTTTTTTAATAAATGTCCATTAATTAAACATATAGAATTATGAGAAAGAGGGGGATAATATTGAGGATAGGTATTCCTAAAGGATTATTGTATTATAAGTATGAAATATTTATGAAAACTTTTTTTGAAGAATTAGGTTGTGAAGTTATAGTATCTCCAAATACTAATAAAGAAATATTAAATTTAGGGGTTAAATATGCAGTAGATGAAGCTTGCGTGCCTATTAAGGTATTTCATGGCCATGTGGCATATATAAAAGATTCTTGTGATTTTATGCTTATACCTAGGATCATGAGACTTTACCCTAGAGAATTTATATGTCCTAAATTTTGTGGACTTCCAGAGATGATAAAAAATAGTATACCGCATATGCCTCCTATAACTGAGGGAGAAATTTATGCTTATGATGAAAAAAAGTTTTTTAAATATTTAAATGACGTTGGAAAGAATATTACTAGGGACAAAAGAAAAATTTATAAAGCTTATGAAAAAGCTGTAGCACTTCAAAAGGATCATAAAACAATTGTTACTAATATTAATCAGAATATGAAAATAGCATTACTAGGTCATCCATATAATGTACAGGATAGTTTTATGAATATGAATATTGTAAAGAAACTTAATAAACTAGGAGTGGGGATTATTACAGAGGAAAATCTTCAAGATGAAGACATTAATAAATACTCAAAGGAACTTCTAAAAAGACCTTTTTGGACATTTGCTAGAAAATCTTATGGCTGTGCAGTTAAGCTGTGGGAAAGTAAAGAAATTAATGGAATAATTTATCTATCATCCTTTGCTTGTGGGATAGATTCTGTAGTTATAGAACTTATAAAAGATAAAATAGGAGAATTTCCTTTCTTGATATTAAAAATAGATGAACAAACAGGAGAAGGGGGATTTAATACTAGAGTAGAGGCTTTTGTGGACATGATAGAAAGGAGAAAGAAATATGAAGATAACATTTCCCCATCTAGGGAACGCTTACATTGCAGCTAATATGAAGATAACATTTCCCCATCTAGGGAACGCTTACATTGCAGCTAAAATGTTTTTTGATGAAATAGGTGTAGATTATGTAGTTCCGCCCCTTAGTAATAGGGAAGCTTTAAAAATAGGAGCACTATATTCACCAGAGGAGATGTGCTTGCCCTTTAAGATAATGATAGGAAATTATATTCAAGCTATAGAAAAAGGAGCAGACACAGTTATAATAGTTGGAAGTTGTGGCCCCTGCAGATTTGGAGAGTATTGTGAGCTTCAGCTAAAACTGTTAAGAAGATTAGGTTATGATATAAAGTTTATAGTACTGGATCATCCAGGAGATATAGGAATGAAGGAGCTTTTAGCGCGAGGAGGTCAAATAATCCAAAGTAGCTCTAAGAGTAACGGAGAAAAGATAAGATTAGGGCTTAAAGCCCTTAGGGGAATAAATTTAATGGATGAAATAGAAGCTAAAGCACACTATTATGCAGGATATGAAGTTAATAAAGGGGAATGTAAAAGATTACTTCAAAATTGCAGAAAACATGTGGTAGAGGCAGAAAATATAAATACAGCGTTAAATACACTTAAGGAATATAGAAATAAAATATGTGGCATAAAAATGGATAAAAATAAAAAACCTTTAAAAATTTCAATTATTGGAGAAATTTATACAGTAATAGAACCATTTTCAAACTTATATCTAGAAGATAAACTCATGGATTATGGTGTTAGCAGCAGCAGAACTTTAACTCCCAGTTGGTGGGTTAAAGATGCAGCTTTAAAAAATTTTAAATTAAATTCTATTAGTATAAGAAAAGCCTCTAGGGAATATCTACCTTTATACATAGGAGGTCATGCTAGAGAATGCATCGGAGAGGCGGTTTTAGCCAGTAGAAATGGATTTGATGGAGCAATTCAATTATTTCCTATGGGGTGTATGCCTGAAATAGTGAGTAAGGCAATACTACCTAATATATCAAAGGATAAAGATTTCCCGATAATGACTTTAGTGCTAGACGAGATGACTGGGCAAAATGGTTATATAACTAGAATAGAAGCTTTTTTAGATCTTTTGGAGAGGAGAAGAGAAAGATGTATCATTTAGGTATAGATGTAGGGTCTGTAAGTACGGACATAGTTATGCTAGATGAAAATATGGAGATTATTGAAAAAATATATTTAAGAACAAAAGGAAGGCCTATAAGGGCTATTCAGCAAGGATTTAATATGCTTAAGGACAAATATGGAAATGAGGAAATTAAATCCGTAGGAACCACAGGTAGTGGTAGAACCATAGCGGGGTTTTTAGTAGGAGCAGATTCAGTTAAAAATGAAATAACTGCTCATGCAGTAGCAGCATTAGAATTGGATAAAGGAGTAAGAACAATTTTAGAAATAGGTGGTCAGGACTCTAAAATAATAATTTTAAAAGATGGTATAGTTACTGATTTTGCAATGAATACTGTATGCGCGGCAGGTACTGGTTCTTTTTTAGATAGACAGGCAGAGAGATTAGAGATACCTATAGAGAGATTTGGAGAATATGCCTTAAAGTCTAAAACACCCGTGAGAATAGCTGGAAGATGTGCTGTTTTTGCAGAATCTGATATGACACATAAGCAGCAACTAGGTTATGATCCTTCAGATATAATAATGGGATTATGTGAGGCATTGGTTAGAAATTATCTTAATAATGTAGGAAAGGGAAAAGAAATAGAATCCAAGATATTTTTTCAAGGAGGAGTGGCAGCAAATATAGGCATGAAGGAAGCCTTTGAGAGAGCTTTGCAGAAGGAAGTTGTTATACCTCCATATTATGATGTAATGGGTTCTATAGGAGCTGCAATTATAGGAAAAGAAACTTTAAACAAGAAAAAAACTAAAACAAATTTTAAAGGATTTAATATAGCAGATAGTAAGGTGGTATCTGAAAGCTTTCAGTGTAAGGGTTGTGCAAATAGGTGTGAAGTGGTTAAAATTTTAGAAAATGATAAGGAAATAGGTTGTTTTGGAGATATGTGCGGAAAATGGACTGAAAGATTAGTAGTGTAGTTGTGCTATAATTATTGCATAATATTACTAGAAGGTGATTATATGCTAAATGTTTCATTATTGGGCACAGGTGGAACTATGCCTCTTCCAGGGAGAAATTTAACGGCTCTTTTGTGTAAGTGTAAAGGCAGTATGATTTTAATAGATTGTGGAGAAGGAACCCAGGTGGCTCTTAAACAATTGGGATGGGGAATTAAAAATATAGATGTTATTTGTTTAACTCATTATCATCCAGACCATATAGTAGGGCTTCCAGGGTTTTTATCCACATTGGGCAATAGTGAGAGAAGGGAAAAGGTTACTATAATGGGGCCAGAAGGATTACATAAGATTATGGAAGCAGTAATGGTTATAGTACCGTATCTACCATATGATATAGAAATTTTAGAAATACCTATAGGAGGATTAGATAAATTTTCCATAGGTAAGTATTCCATAAAATCTGTGTATTTAGAACATAGTGTTCCTTGTGTTGGGTATTCTATAGAAGTAAAAAGAGGAAGAAAATTTGATCCAGATAAAGCTAAAGAGCTGAATATACCAGTAGAACATTGGAATACACTACAAAAGGGAGGCAGCATAGTTTTAAATGGTAGAAAAATAGAAGGAAATAAAGTCTTGGGAGATGAGAGAAAGGGAATAAAAATAAGTTATTGTACAGACACAAGACCAATAGATAGAATTAAAGAACTTTGCTATAAATCTGATCTATTTATATGTGAAGGTATGTATGGCAGTGATGATTATTTGGAAAAGGCGTTGGGAAACAAGCATATGCTTTTTAGTGAAGCAGCAGAAATAGCTAAGAGTTCAGAAATAAATGAAATGTGGCTTACGCACTTTAGCCCTTCACTAAATGAACCTGAAAAGTATTTAAATGATGTAAGAGATATTTTTGAAAATACTATAATTGGTAAGGATTTATTGCAAAAGGAATTAAAGTTTATATAAATATTCATTAATGTAAGGCACATTCAAATAAATAACAAGTCAGTATGCTAGTCTATTTTGTGTCATACTGCGTCAGCAGAATCCACCGATAGTTCTACTAGAGGCGGAACCTGCTGACGCAGTATGACACAAAATATACCAGCATCTTTGACTTGTTATTTATTTTCATGTACCTAAAGTCAAAGTAATTCCAAATTAAGTAAAATAAGTACATTAGTTATCAATATATACGGGTATAAAAGTAAGGCTTTTGTGGAAGAGTATATTTAATAATAATATTTATGTTTTAAATTAATATTATGAATTATTCTACCCAAAGTATTACATTACTTGAATTATGAAATTTCTCTGTAATGACTTGCATAAGAAGCAAAGGAACTATTTAAATTTAATTTTAGAAATTCTTCTTTTAGACAGATAAAATTATCGCTAGCCTGGCAAGGACGCCAGGCTAGCGAACCTGAGGCAGGACGCTGAATGTGAGCGTTAGATAATTTTATATGGCTAAAAGATTAGAATTTCTTAAATTAAATTTATTGTTTTGAGCTCTTATGCAAGTCATGGAGGAGAAATTTCATAATTCTACTGCATTGTACCTTTTGTGGGTTAATCATATTATGCATTCAAAAATAGTGAATATGCTAGAAAGTAGATGAAGTTATGAAGAAAAAAGCCTTATTTTTTGCAATGTATTTATTTTTATTCTTATTTATATTAAACAATTATTTAAATATTAATAAAACCGCATATACAAAAGTTAATGAAAATGATGTAAAAAGTACAGAAAGTAAGAATATATACTTAACTTTTGATGATGGACCTAGTCCTATAGTAACCGATAAAATATTAGACATTTTAAAAGAAAATAATGTAAAGGGTACATTCTTTTTAATAGGCAATAAAGTAGAAGAAAATACAGATGTAGTTAAACGTATATATAAAGAAGGGCATGGTATAGGGTTACATACTTATACTCACAATTATAAAAAAATATATAAAAGTAGAGAAGGTTTTATTCAAGAGATGCTTCAATGTAGTGATGAAGTGTATGAAGTTACAGGAGTTAAAAGCAATGTAATTAGATTCCCTGGAGGAAGTAATAAGCACTTAGATGAGGAGTTTTTAGCACAGCTCCATGGATATGGATTTAAGATATATGATTGGAATATGCAGTTAAGGGATGGTATAGATTATAGAATTCCTGCTCATAAGCTTTATGAGCAGGGGACTAAAAATAGTGATAAGTTTACAAATATATTTTTATTAATGCATTGCGATGCTGTTAATAAAAATACCTATGAAGCATTACCTGACATAATAAAATATTATAAAAATAAAGGATATGAATTTCAAGTTATAACAGAAGATACTCCGGAAAATCATTTTAGAACACGCAGTATCAATAAATAAGAAAATAAAACCCTAACCCTTATAAGAAAATTTGAGGATTAGGGTTTTATGTTATGGTTCAAAATCAATAGTTAGTCTAAAAATCCTTTTGATTTAAGAAGTTCAGCAGTAAGCACAGAACCTCCAGCAGCGCCTCTTAGGGTGTTGTGAGAAAGACAAACAAATTTATATTGGAATAAGTTATCTTCTCTTAATCTTCCAATACTTATGCCCATGCCTTTTTCTAAATTTCTATCTAACTTAGTTTGAGGTCTATTATCTTCCTCAAAATAAGTTAGAAATTGTTTTGGGGCATTTGGCAAATCTAGAAGTTGAGGCTCACCCTTATATTCTTTCCAGAGTTTTATAATTTCTTCCTTTGAAGGTTTATGCTCAAAAGATACAGAGACAGTAGCTAAATGACCATCAGAAACTGGAACTCTTATGCATTGAGCAGAAATTATAGGTGCAGTGGAATTAATTATCTTATTACCTTCAATATGTCCCCATAATTTTAATGGTTCCAATTCACTTTTTTCTTCCTCACCGCCTATAAAAGGAATAACATTGTCCATTATCTCTGGCCAATCTGAAAATATTTTTCCACTGCCTGATATAGCTTGATAAGTAGAAACTAATATTTTAGTTGGATTAAATTTCATAAGGGCATTTATAGCAGGTACATAGCTTTGTATAGAACAATTTGGTTTAGCCACTATAAAGCCTTTCTTAGTGCCTAGACGTTTCTTTTGATCGTATATTATTTCTAGATGCTCTGGATTTATTTCTGGAATTATAACAGGCACATCAGAGGTTCCTCTATGAGCAGAATTGTTTGAAATTACAGGTATTTCTGCTTTTGCATAAGCCTCTTCTAATTCTCTAATTTCATCCTTTGACATATTTACAGCACAGAATACCAAATCCACCTGGTCTTTAATTTTATCAATATCATGTAAATCTCTTACTGTTATGTCTTTAACCTTTTGGGGGATTTCATCTTCTAACTTCCATCTATTTTTTATAGCATCGTAATAACTTTTTCCTTTTGAATTTTTGCTTGCAGCTAAAATGGATATTTCAAAAAAAGGATGATCATGTAAAAGTGTTACAAGTCTTTGACCTACAAATCCTGTGGCACCAAGTATGCCCACTCTTAATTTTTTATTCATTTTAATACCTCCATAATTTTATATAGTCTAAATTTTCGTAATTACCTATTCGACTTTTGTAATTATAAATTTCAATTTAAAATTTATATTATCCCTATTTATATGATATAGAGAAGA
The DNA window shown above is from Haloimpatiens massiliensis and carries:
- a CDS encoding cytidyltransferase; the encoded protein is MKILSFNTLYADINKKLTSTRWLTRMGLKEDIIYNCTNNEKYLETLKYMVDNMDFSAKTTVVLCENMMTDCISLENKNFILEKIYKFTLKKSFPNAVNEDFSEGFSLFCGIFLRIFKVINEYEKYCKNNSFQSLYPLIFLSSQEKKALERPEEYNTFLKAFKKDYLYEMMKLNKEVVGFNTLDHICGVHYLSLHIARQLKDLDIPIDLGRVSGAAAGHDIGKYGCRQQELKKVPRLHYYYTDIWFKKHGIDYIRNIAINHSTWDLELENLSLESLILIYCDFRVKNIIENNSLKMSILSLKDSFNVILNKLENLDEAKEKRYKKVYGKLKDFEAYLIYLGVNINLDHQNSPYIEKRLHNYSLLQGNDICKKLKFLSIEHNINLMYKLRDEYSLDNILDMARSEKDWKKLRQYIRILEEYSTYLTGNQKIQTIKFLYENLIHVEDDIRKHCAQLIGSLISNLDEEYRKDLPEDVKLNYTWSIGILQECMDSLLYPGYKFIPKHKNWIMESSIAMVNSLFTHSKENMLLRYREVIISFYKNFNNKNLNLQIILLEMSKYIPITPYDEDVEILFNFILNSLNNNDITCRLCSLEACYNLLVKMPFQNNLKNNLKNKLENSKDLFKTASETLLVFKLKKLFNLNSWGNSYKKNPHYTSEHIQNIFLSNLKTATSWINKKIQIDILLAEALEHIRTEGLHTCLHFCNLLKVSDSEIVRNKAGESILKLLPYLSISEKNEVCVELLRALEIEGHRFTEYIPKYLGIAILYLKPKELDEVIDDLSLKIKSAKPNIKTLLIKTVSTSISNYPLYKDVSNEKEGIFTARLIKMLCIILNGVGDYEPLVKQASLTSYGSDIFYSKILSLQEKVFIFKSTSKKLLTLMDFNNQNDLSFFTNSIVLNNLYRFISECIFQNGSLELPIKNNIAFFPGTFDPFSLSHKEIAKHIRDMGFEVYLNVDEFSWSKRTLPNLLRKKIIEMSISDELDIYVYPDNFQINIANKENLKTLKESFKNSKVHIAIGSDVLLNASSYKKKSILCKIPHIIFLRGNTKKLENYAKDILDEFTILKLPKQFSNISSTQIRSCIDESRDISTLVDPLTEQYIYKYGFYQKEPDDKNFMEYYSIDVEIVENLSAHILDEFKNFINLSPEEIDKYFHHLFQKPSSRILILRDRKTKNILGFSSFYWLRSSMLYGDLKDMELSEYLREHSLGRIILIDNIYVENRDKISYLEQILITETLAFCISKDYQYAVYRCVTTKTFSQNIYDILKLQGFIEISSSNKASTLVVNMNNPYIINLDMENLLKEPFRNNLKIKNILISSRKTLQKALTKLYPGELVLSFHCHMTYSSMVKKICNENKVSLEQLKVKKLGDSMCVPYGDLLDRYIIPNTITKSLHTEKYFYPNMKNFFIGEFPYYLTLQNQVKTIKSFNRPVILVDNLLHKGHRIKALYPFFKNENINIQKIIVGIMSGKGKDLMDIQGYKVDSVYFIPRLKIWFNETALYPFIGGDAIWRGVKPTRNLIPSVNSIMPYTHPSFIENSSFEAIYNLSRTCLENSIYIFSILEEEFHRLEKRNLTLWSLGEVFTIPRCPELGNDIVYDLNLSPSHYLKNQLDTLERFSTMIKK
- a CDS encoding DUF4883 family protein, translated to MKNTIKSFLFCLLVVLSFTLAACNYIKLNHEKTRDDYYFSELANSISLSNKYKITILDTNFYKVKELKEEDISTILNFMNSLDKKYFIKKPLRLPEKPQYKMFFNLDEDKFVINVYNEQYISVFPWDGEYPMDYIDMTKMYKGYNLYNFCKYLLPNDME
- a CDS encoding acyl-CoA dehydratase activase-related protein encodes the protein MRIGIPKGLLYYKYEIFMKTFFEELGCEVIVSPNTNKEILNLGVKYAVDEACVPIKVFHGHVAYIKDSCDFMLIPRIMRLYPREFICPKFCGLPEMIKNSIPHMPPITEGEIYAYDEKKFFKYLNDVGKNITRDKRKIYKAYEKAVALQKDHKTIVTNINQNMKIALLGHPYNVQDSFMNMNIVKKLNKLGVGIITEENLQDEDINKYSKELLKRPFWTFARKSYGCAVKLWESKEINGIIYLSSFACGIDSVVIELIKDKIGEFPFLILKIDEQTGEGGFNTRVEAFVDMIERRKKYEDNISPSRERLHCS
- a CDS encoding 2-hydroxyglutaryl-CoA dehydratase; translated protein: MKITFPHLGNAYIAAKMFFDEIGVDYVVPPLSNREALKIGALYSPEEMCLPFKIMIGNYIQAIEKGADTVIIVGSCGPCRFGEYCELQLKLLRRLGYDIKFIVLDHPGDIGMKELLARGGQIIQSSSKSNGEKIRLGLKALRGINLMDEIEAKAHYYAGYEVNKGECKRLLQNCRKHVVEAENINTALNTLKEYRNKICGIKMDKNKKPLKISIIGEIYTVIEPFSNLYLEDKLMDYGVSSSRTLTPSWWVKDAALKNFKLNSISIRKASREYLPLYIGGHARECIGEAVLASRNGFDGAIQLFPMGCMPEIVSKAILPNISKDKDFPIMTLVLDEMTGQNGYITRIEAFLDLLERRRERCII
- a CDS encoding acyl-CoA dehydratase activase — its product is MYHLGIDVGSVSTDIVMLDENMEIIEKIYLRTKGRPIRAIQQGFNMLKDKYGNEEIKSVGTTGSGRTIAGFLVGADSVKNEITAHAVAALELDKGVRTILEIGGQDSKIIILKDGIVTDFAMNTVCAAGTGSFLDRQAERLEIPIERFGEYALKSKTPVRIAGRCAVFAESDMTHKQQLGYDPSDIIMGLCEALVRNYLNNVGKGKEIESKIFFQGGVAANIGMKEAFERALQKEVVIPPYYDVMGSIGAAIIGKETLNKKKTKTNFKGFNIADSKVVSESFQCKGCANRCEVVKILENDKEIGCFGDMCGKWTERLVV
- a CDS encoding ribonuclease Z, with translation MLNVSLLGTGGTMPLPGRNLTALLCKCKGSMILIDCGEGTQVALKQLGWGIKNIDVICLTHYHPDHIVGLPGFLSTLGNSERREKVTIMGPEGLHKIMEAVMVIVPYLPYDIEILEIPIGGLDKFSIGKYSIKSVYLEHSVPCVGYSIEVKRGRKFDPDKAKELNIPVEHWNTLQKGGSIVLNGRKIEGNKVLGDERKGIKISYCTDTRPIDRIKELCYKSDLFICEGMYGSDDYLEKALGNKHMLFSEAAEIAKSSEINEMWLTHFSPSLNEPEKYLNDVRDIFENTIIGKDLLQKELKFI
- a CDS encoding polysaccharide deacetylase family protein; the protein is MKKKALFFAMYLFLFLFILNNYLNINKTAYTKVNENDVKSTESKNIYLTFDDGPSPIVTDKILDILKENNVKGTFFLIGNKVEENTDVVKRIYKEGHGIGLHTYTHNYKKIYKSREGFIQEMLQCSDEVYEVTGVKSNVIRFPGGSNKHLDEEFLAQLHGYGFKIYDWNMQLRDGIDYRIPAHKLYEQGTKNSDKFTNIFLLMHCDAVNKNTYEALPDIIKYYKNKGYEFQVITEDTPENHFRTRSINK
- the asd gene encoding aspartate-semialdehyde dehydrogenase, with product MNKKLRVGILGATGFVGQRLVTLLHDHPFFEISILAASKNSKGKSYYDAIKNRWKLEDEIPQKVKDITVRDLHDIDKIKDQVDLVFCAVNMSKDEIRELEEAYAKAEIPVISNNSAHRGTSDVPVIIPEINPEHLEIIYDQKKRLGTKKGFIVAKPNCSIQSYVPAINALMKFNPTKILVSTYQAISGSGKIFSDWPEIMDNVIPFIGGEEEKSELEPLKLWGHIEGNKIINSTAPIISAQCIRVPVSDGHLATVSVSFEHKPSKEEIIKLWKEYKGEPQLLDLPNAPKQFLTYFEEDNRPQTKLDRNLEKGMGISIGRLREDNLFQYKFVCLSHNTLRGAAGGSVLTAELLKSKGFLD